One genomic region from Augochlora pura isolate Apur16 chromosome 7, APUR_v2.2.1, whole genome shotgun sequence encodes:
- the Nd-23 gene encoding NADH dehydrogenase (ubiquinone) 23 kDa subunit, whose amino-acid sequence MTSLKIMQPGLKLFQVLPKVLNVPLSRSKYYSVYKEETDQEGKPETWTDLTNRTVQSALFLEILRGMGITLSYIFREPATINYPFEKGPLSPRFRGEHALRRYPSGEERCIACKLCEAICPAQAITIEAEERSDGSRRTTRYDIDMSKCIYCGFCQEACPVDAIVEGPNFEFSTETHEEMLYNKEKLLNNGDKWESEIASNIHADHLYR is encoded by the exons atgACATCGCTTAAAATTATGCAACCTG gtttaaaattgtttcaagtaCTGCCAAAGGTTTTAAATGTACCTTTGAGcagaagtaaatattattctgtttataAGGAAGAAACAGATCAAGAAGGGAAGCCTGAAACATGGACCGATCTGACCAATAGAACAGTGCAATCAGCgctttttttagaaattcttcGGGGAATGGGAATTACATTGTCCTATATATTCAGAGAGCCAGCAACAATAAATTACCCATTCGAGAAGGGTCCTTTGAGTCCACGGTTTAGAGGAGAGCATGCATTAAGAAg ATATCCTTCTGGAGAAGAGAGATGTATCGCATGTAAACTATGTGAAGCCATTTGTCCAGCACAAGCTATTACCATCGAAGCTGAAGAAAGATCCGATGGATCTAGACGAACAACCAGATATGATATAGATATGTCTAAGTGTATTTATTGTGGTTTCTGTCAAGAGGCTTGCCCAGTGGACGCAATCGTAGAA GGTccaaattttgaattttcaacaGAAACACATGaagaaatgttatataataaggAGAAGCTGCTGAATAATGGAGACAAATGGGAATCGGAAATTGCTAGTAATATTCATGCTGATCATTTATATCGTTAG